The following proteins are co-located in the Bacillus pumilus genome:
- a CDS encoding glycosyltransferase: MTRVEDIHTALNSRLNTAESVPLNTEGKENVHRLILGKVLKMLGDDTALVQIGSTKIKAQLAAQLKADAFYWFQFEQEGGGSLNKLRPVQQFDQDPKTLKDAAAKLLEGLSLKNGIENILTATAFLKEKSVINEAELKTAVKWIEQFQGADVKKGLQALLFALKKDLPIQQGVLQSILAVKSSSALHQDIKALLDRLTQLPKQSDATQALTQAVRSVIDAETTVHAEKLLSVLLTAKEGQVKQGGSMTVPSHFNPSQQTENSQASIVQGRQTVSINLPNAQQLISPKQLPIPIQQIERILTSMTKQGADGQQQPDLKPFTSLLQGLHQAGSQPDAKASVLLKEFPFLSKTEANALAQVIQQTEPTLSNKTDVLDLLTTMKKAIGVRDEIGMLKLLEKGSQDVKSQELHQLKLVLNDVRQADLPEHVKKEADQLFHRLNGQLFVQQENQTVSQMMVSYPLFSKHSVQDLTFILKGHKKKDGSIDISQCRLMFYLNMENLEETLIDCTIQQKVMAITIETAHELQGTINPMIPAVRENLNALGYSLTGITAKKRQEQIDPSHFLDEHFHKISEKGLDLRV, encoded by the coding sequence ATGACAAGAGTGGAAGACATACATACAGCACTGAATAGCCGGTTAAATACGGCAGAATCTGTTCCATTAAACACCGAAGGAAAGGAAAATGTGCACCGGCTGATTCTCGGAAAAGTACTTAAAATGCTTGGAGATGATACAGCGCTTGTTCAAATAGGCTCGACCAAAATAAAAGCGCAGCTAGCAGCTCAGCTAAAAGCGGATGCATTCTATTGGTTCCAATTTGAACAAGAGGGTGGAGGCAGTCTCAATAAACTAAGGCCCGTTCAACAATTTGATCAAGATCCCAAGACGTTAAAGGATGCAGCAGCCAAACTATTAGAAGGCCTGTCACTTAAAAATGGGATTGAAAACATATTAACGGCTACAGCCTTTTTAAAAGAAAAATCGGTCATCAATGAAGCTGAGTTAAAAACGGCAGTGAAATGGATCGAACAGTTTCAAGGAGCCGATGTCAAAAAAGGGCTGCAGGCACTCCTGTTTGCTTTGAAGAAAGATTTACCGATTCAGCAAGGGGTTCTCCAATCGATATTAGCAGTGAAATCATCTTCTGCTCTTCATCAGGATATAAAAGCGCTGCTAGATCGTTTAACACAGCTGCCAAAGCAATCAGATGCCACACAGGCCCTTACACAAGCCGTTCGGTCAGTCATAGATGCTGAGACTACTGTTCATGCAGAAAAGCTCTTATCGGTGCTTCTAACAGCGAAAGAAGGCCAAGTGAAGCAGGGAGGCAGTATGACAGTGCCATCTCATTTCAATCCGTCTCAGCAAACAGAGAATAGCCAAGCTTCAATCGTCCAAGGGCGTCAGACAGTTTCAATCAATCTGCCTAACGCGCAGCAGTTGATAAGTCCAAAGCAGCTGCCTATCCCGATTCAGCAAATAGAGCGCATACTGACAAGCATGACAAAGCAAGGTGCAGACGGACAGCAGCAGCCCGACTTAAAACCGTTCACATCACTGCTTCAAGGGCTCCATCAGGCAGGATCTCAGCCTGACGCAAAGGCATCCGTGCTTCTAAAAGAATTTCCGTTCCTTTCAAAAACAGAGGCGAATGCATTGGCTCAGGTCATTCAGCAGACTGAACCAACATTAAGCAATAAAACCGATGTGCTCGATTTACTTACGACGATGAAAAAGGCGATAGGTGTACGTGATGAAATCGGTATGCTGAAACTACTGGAAAAAGGCAGCCAGGATGTAAAAAGTCAGGAGCTTCATCAACTAAAGCTTGTCTTAAATGATGTGAGGCAGGCGGATTTACCGGAGCACGTTAAAAAAGAAGCGGATCAATTGTTTCATAGATTGAATGGCCAGTTATTCGTGCAGCAGGAAAACCAAACCGTCAGTCAGATGATGGTCTCCTATCCTCTTTTCTCAAAGCATAGTGTTCAAGATTTAACGTTTATTTTAAAAGGACATAAGAAAAAAGATGGTTCTATTGATATTTCTCAGTGCCGCCTCATGTTTTACTTAAATATGGAAAATCTTGAAGAAACATTAATAGACTGTACGATTCAGCAAAAGGTCATGGCGATTACAATTGAGACAGCCCATGAACTGCAAGGAACAATTAATCCGATGATTCCAGCTGTTCGAGAGAATTTAAATGCCTTAGGATATAGTTTAACGGGTATTACAGCAAAGAAGAGGCAAGAACAAATAGATCCGTCTCATTTTCTAGATGAACACTTTCATAAAATCAGCGAGAAAGGGCTGGACTTACGAGTATGA
- a CDS encoding FlhB-like flagellar biosynthesis protein: protein MKDSKPLRRAVALHYDEEKQKAPKVIATGSGYVADHIIEEAKKSGVPIQEDPNLVELMRHLTLDEEIPEALYDTVAEIFSFIYRLDQKMKK, encoded by the coding sequence ATGAAGGATTCAAAACCGCTTAGAAGAGCGGTCGCTCTACATTACGATGAAGAAAAACAAAAGGCGCCAAAAGTCATCGCAACAGGAAGCGGCTATGTGGCAGATCATATTATTGAAGAAGCAAAGAAATCAGGAGTTCCCATCCAAGAAGACCCTAATTTAGTAGAACTCATGCGCCATTTAACGCTTGATGAAGAAATACCTGAAGCATTATACGATACTGTAGCAGAAATATTTTCGTTTATCTATAGGTTAGATCAAAAAATGAAAAAATAA
- the trmD gene encoding tRNA (guanosine(37)-N1)-methyltransferase TrmD, whose protein sequence is MKIDFLTLFPEMFEGVLHSSILKKAQEKEAVSFHVVNFREYSDHKHKTVDDYPYGGGAGMVLKAQPVFDAVEDLTNKASKKPRIILVCPQGERYTQKKAEELAKEEHLMFICGHYEGYDERIREHLVTDEISIGDFVLTGGELPAMMIADSVVRLLPHVLGKEASHIEDSFSTGLLEHPHYTRPADYKGLKVPDVLLSGNHAKIEEWRRKESLKRTYTRRPDLIDSCKTLTDEEKRWLWQLHND, encoded by the coding sequence AACGCTTTTTCCTGAAATGTTCGAAGGAGTGCTACACTCATCAATCTTAAAAAAAGCACAGGAAAAAGAAGCTGTCTCATTTCATGTCGTCAATTTTAGAGAGTATTCGGATCATAAGCATAAAACAGTGGATGACTATCCGTATGGCGGCGGTGCTGGTATGGTACTGAAAGCACAGCCTGTATTTGATGCGGTAGAAGATTTGACGAATAAAGCAAGCAAGAAGCCCCGAATCATTCTTGTCTGTCCTCAAGGGGAAAGATACACACAAAAGAAGGCAGAAGAGCTTGCAAAAGAAGAGCATCTTATGTTCATTTGCGGCCACTATGAAGGCTACGATGAGCGCATCAGGGAGCATCTTGTCACAGATGAAATTTCAATTGGAGATTTCGTTCTCACAGGCGGAGAGCTGCCGGCGATGATGATTGCAGACAGTGTGGTCAGGCTTTTGCCTCATGTGCTTGGAAAAGAAGCGTCTCACATCGAAGATTCATTTAGTACAGGTCTGCTTGAGCACCCGCACTATACAAGACCAGCCGATTATAAAGGACTAAAAGTGCCGGATGTGCTCCTCTCTGGAAATCATGCCAAAATTGAAGAGTGGCGGCGCAAAGAATCCTTGAAGCGAACCTATACAAGACGGCCAGATTTGATTGATTCATGCAAAACTTTAACGGATGAAGAAAAAAGATGGCTTTGGCAGCTTCATAATGACTAG
- the sucC gene encoding ADP-forming succinate--CoA ligase subunit beta, translating into MNIHEYQGKEILRKYGVSVPNGKVAFTPDEAVKASEELGSSVYVVKAQIHAGGRGKAGGVKIAKTKDEVKGFAEELLGKTLVTHQTGPEGREIKRLLIEEGCDIQKEYYVGLVLDRATSRIVLMASEEGGTEIEEVAEKTPEKIVKVVIDPAIGLQGYQAREVAFKINIPTKLVGQAVKFMTSLYNAFIEKDCSIAEINPLVVTGDGKVMALDAKLNFDSNALYRQKDILEYRDLDEEDPKEIEASKYDLSYISLDGNIGCMVNGAGLAMSTMDIIKHYGGDPANFLDVGGGATAEKVTEAFKIILSDQNVKGIFVNIFGGIMKCDVIAEGVVEATKQVGLTLPLVVRLEGTNVELGKKILSDSGLNITSAESMADGAEKIVSLVK; encoded by the coding sequence ATGAATATCCATGAGTACCAAGGAAAAGAAATCCTAAGAAAATATGGGGTTTCAGTTCCAAATGGTAAAGTAGCATTTACACCTGATGAAGCAGTGAAAGCATCAGAAGAGCTAGGAAGCTCTGTATATGTCGTAAAAGCACAGATTCATGCAGGCGGCCGTGGTAAAGCAGGCGGGGTAAAAATTGCAAAAACAAAAGATGAAGTGAAAGGGTTTGCAGAGGAATTGCTCGGCAAAACACTTGTCACACATCAAACTGGGCCTGAAGGGCGCGAAATAAAACGCTTACTTATTGAAGAAGGCTGCGATATTCAAAAGGAGTACTATGTTGGACTTGTTTTGGACAGAGCGACATCAAGAATTGTATTGATGGCTTCTGAAGAAGGCGGTACTGAAATTGAAGAAGTAGCAGAAAAAACGCCAGAGAAAATCGTCAAAGTGGTCATCGACCCAGCGATTGGCTTGCAAGGCTATCAGGCAAGAGAAGTAGCGTTTAAAATTAATATTCCAACAAAATTAGTTGGCCAAGCTGTTAAATTTATGACTAGCCTTTACAACGCGTTTATTGAAAAAGATTGTTCAATTGCTGAGATTAATCCACTTGTTGTAACAGGCGATGGAAAAGTCATGGCACTTGATGCGAAATTAAACTTTGATAGCAATGCCTTATATAGACAAAAAGATATATTAGAATACCGTGACCTTGATGAAGAGGACCCAAAGGAAATTGAAGCTTCTAAATATGATCTAAGCTATATTTCCCTAGACGGAAATATTGGCTGTATGGTCAATGGAGCAGGTCTTGCGATGTCTACAATGGATATCATCAAGCATTACGGGGGGGACCCTGCAAACTTCCTAGATGTTGGCGGCGGTGCAACGGCTGAAAAAGTAACGGAAGCATTTAAAATCATCTTATCTGATCAAAATGTAAAAGGGATTTTCGTGAACATTTTTGGCGGCATCATGAAATGTGATGTCATTGCAGAAGGTGTCGTTGAAGCGACGAAACAAGTCGGCTTAACATTACCACTCGTTGTGCGTCTTGAAGGAACAAACGTTGAATTAGGGAAGAAAATTCTGAGTGATTCAGGCTTAAATATCACTTCTGCTGAGTCTATGGCTGACGGGGCAGAAAAGATTGTATCTTTAGTCAAGTAG
- the rplS gene encoding 50S ribosomal protein L19: MQHLIEEITKEQLRTDLPAFRPGDTLRVHVKVVEGTRERIQIFEGVVIKRRGGGISETFTVRKISYGVGVERTFPVHTPKIANIEVVRHGKVRRAKLYYLRELRGKAARIKEIRR; encoded by the coding sequence ATGCAACATTTGATTGAAGAAATCACAAAAGAACAATTACGCACTGATCTTCCAGCGTTCCGTCCTGGTGACACTTTACGTGTACACGTTAAAGTTGTCGAGGGTACTCGTGAGCGTATCCAGATCTTTGAAGGTGTTGTAATTAAGCGTCGTGGTGGTGGAATCAGCGAAACTTTCACAGTTCGTAAGATTTCTTACGGTGTAGGCGTTGAGCGTACATTCCCTGTACACACACCAAAAATCGCTAACATCGAAGTTGTACGTCACGGTAAGGTACGTCGTGCGAAACTTTACTACCTACGTGAACTTCGCGGTAAAGCGGCTCGTATCAAAGAAATCAGACGATAA
- the dprA gene encoding DNA-processing protein DprA, translating to MYNVSERMIFHRLKGLISPSLLTKWWKVDPELYINEETHHYKQDRSLQTIDFTRLKQAEENEFPIFQHIVQAYLKQNIHMIPITSPLYPRTLKHIYDPPPVLFLKGNVTYLNEEKGLGVVGTRVPSSYGEACVKKIVGELVKEDWMIVSGLAKGIDGLAHKECIRKKGKTIGVVAGGFQHLYPKEHVQMAQYMGEHHLLLSEHPPYIKPEKWHFPMRNRLISALTKGTIVIQCKEKSGSLITAYQALEQGKEVFAVAGSIFDPNSTGPARLIQQGAKLVHSTKDILEEFSFRGVQYTELS from the coding sequence ATGTACAACGTGTCCGAAAGAATGATTTTTCACCGCTTAAAAGGCCTCATCTCACCCTCTTTGTTAACAAAATGGTGGAAAGTTGATCCTGAGTTATATATAAATGAAGAAACACATCATTACAAACAGGATCGATCATTACAAACGATCGACTTTACCCGCTTAAAACAAGCTGAAGAAAATGAATTCCCCATTTTTCAACACATCGTTCAAGCCTATTTAAAGCAAAACATTCACATGATTCCCATCACATCACCCTTATATCCCAGAACACTAAAACATATTTATGATCCTCCCCCTGTGTTATTCCTAAAAGGAAACGTAACATATTTAAATGAAGAAAAAGGTTTAGGTGTAGTAGGCACGCGTGTTCCATCGTCTTATGGAGAAGCATGTGTGAAGAAAATTGTTGGTGAACTTGTTAAGGAAGATTGGATGATTGTCAGTGGCTTAGCAAAAGGAATCGATGGACTTGCACACAAGGAGTGCATCAGAAAAAAAGGGAAAACCATTGGTGTTGTAGCTGGCGGTTTCCAGCATTTATATCCAAAGGAACATGTGCAAATGGCTCAATACATGGGAGAGCATCATTTGCTTTTGTCAGAGCATCCGCCTTATATCAAACCAGAAAAATGGCACTTTCCAATGAGAAATCGTTTAATTAGTGCACTAACAAAAGGAACCATCGTGATCCAGTGTAAAGAAAAGAGCGGTTCGCTCATTACAGCGTATCAGGCGCTTGAGCAAGGAAAAGAAGTGTTTGCGGTGGCAGGATCAATCTTTGATCCTAATTCCACAGGTCCAGCTAGACTCATTCAGCAGGGAGCAAAGCTTGTTCATTCTACGAAGGATATTTTAGAGGAATTCTCCTTCCGTGGCGTTCAATATACTGAACTCTCATAA
- the sucD gene encoding succinate--CoA ligase subunit alpha → MSVFIDKNTRVIVQGITGSTALFHTKQMIEYGTNIVGGVTPGKGGTEVEGVPVFNTVSEAVQTTGANASVIYVPAPFAADAILEAVDADVDLVICITEHIPVLDMVKVKRYMEGKKTRLVGPNCPGVITPEECKIGIMPGYIHKKGHVGVVSRSGTLTYEAVHQLSEAGVGQSTAVGIGGDPVNGTNFIDVLKAFNEDPDTHAVIMIGEIGGTAEEEAAEWVKANMTKPVVGFIGGKTAPPGKRMGHAGAIISGGKGTADEKVKTMRECGIEVAETPSVMGETLIKVLKEKNLFEACKTH, encoded by the coding sequence ATGAGTGTATTTATTGATAAAAATACGAGAGTAATTGTTCAGGGAATTACCGGTTCAACCGCATTGTTCCATACTAAACAAATGATTGAGTACGGAACAAATATTGTTGGCGGTGTCACACCTGGAAAAGGTGGAACTGAAGTAGAAGGAGTTCCTGTATTTAATACTGTATCTGAAGCCGTACAAACAACTGGAGCAAACGCTTCTGTTATCTATGTACCAGCACCATTTGCAGCAGATGCCATTTTAGAGGCAGTTGATGCAGACGTGGATCTAGTCATTTGTATTACTGAACATATTCCAGTACTTGATATGGTCAAAGTGAAACGGTATATGGAAGGTAAGAAGACAAGACTTGTTGGACCAAACTGCCCTGGTGTGATTACACCTGAAGAATGTAAGATTGGCATCATGCCTGGCTACATTCATAAAAAAGGTCATGTTGGAGTTGTTTCTCGTTCTGGAACGCTTACATATGAAGCGGTACATCAGCTTTCGGAGGCTGGCGTAGGTCAATCGACAGCTGTAGGAATCGGCGGAGACCCCGTAAATGGAACGAACTTTATTGATGTATTAAAAGCCTTTAATGAAGATCCTGATACACACGCTGTCATTATGATCGGTGAAATCGGCGGTACGGCCGAAGAAGAAGCAGCTGAATGGGTAAAAGCAAATATGACAAAGCCAGTTGTTGGCTTTATTGGCGGTAAAACGGCGCCTCCAGGAAAACGCATGGGACATGCTGGTGCCATTATTTCTGGTGGTAAAGGAACAGCTGATGAAAAAGTAAAAACAATGCGTGAATGTGGAATTGAAGTGGCAGAGACACCATCTGTTATGGGAGAAACCTTGATTAAAGTGCTAAAAGAGAAGAATCTCTTCGAAGCTTGTAAAACGCATTAA
- the ylqF gene encoding ribosome biogenesis GTPase YlqF: MTIQWFPGHMAKARREVTEKLKLIDIVFELTDARIPMSSRNPMIEEILQNKPKIMLLNKADKADPRMTKEWQAYFEQQGVRSLAINSVDGQGLNQIITTSKEILKEKFDRMKAKGVKPRAIRALIIGIPNVGKSTLINRLAKKNIAKTGDRPGITTSQQWVKVGKELELLDTPGILWPKFEDEQVGLRLAVTGAIKDSIINLQDVAVYALRFLEENYPERLKKRYDLADIPEDTVELFDAIGTKRGCLMSGGFINYDKTTEIIIRDIRTEKFGPLTFEKPES, encoded by the coding sequence ATGACGATTCAATGGTTTCCAGGCCATATGGCAAAAGCAAGACGTGAAGTCACAGAAAAATTAAAGCTCATCGACATTGTATTTGAATTAACGGATGCAAGAATCCCGATGTCCTCTAGAAACCCAATGATCGAAGAAATCCTTCAAAATAAACCTAAAATCATGCTCTTAAACAAAGCAGATAAAGCAGATCCTCGTATGACAAAGGAGTGGCAGGCGTATTTTGAGCAGCAAGGCGTTCGGTCACTTGCCATTAACTCTGTCGATGGACAAGGGTTAAATCAGATCATCACGACTTCAAAAGAAATCTTAAAAGAAAAATTCGACCGCATGAAAGCAAAAGGCGTCAAGCCGCGTGCGATTCGAGCGCTGATTATCGGGATTCCCAATGTCGGGAAATCGACCTTGATCAATCGTTTAGCAAAAAAGAACATCGCCAAAACAGGAGACAGGCCTGGTATTACCACATCACAGCAATGGGTGAAGGTAGGGAAAGAACTTGAACTGCTCGATACCCCTGGAATCCTCTGGCCAAAATTTGAAGATGAGCAAGTAGGACTCAGGCTGGCGGTTACTGGAGCGATCAAAGATTCAATCATCAACTTACAGGATGTCGCCGTGTATGCACTGCGTTTTCTAGAAGAGAACTATCCAGAGCGATTAAAAAAACGCTATGACCTCGCAGATATACCTGAAGATACGGTTGAGCTGTTTGATGCAATTGGCACAAAGCGCGGCTGTCTGATGAGCGGAGGATTCATTAATTACGACAAAACCACCGAAATCATTATTCGGGATATTCGAACTGAAAAATTTGGTCCCCTCACTTTTGAGAAGCCTGAAAGCTAA
- a CDS encoding ribonuclease HII produces the protein MYTVKQIKELIEKHSHDESYIRELVKDDTRKSVQKLIEKWHKEREKQQELRAAWNQMMQFENQAKAQGYTCIAGIDEAGRGPLAGPVVAAAVILKEETVLLGLNDSKQLSEKKRLAYYDLIQEKALDIGIGIVDAATIDEINIYEASRLAMVRAVEQLTHTPDYLLIDAMTLPLPTHQENIIKGDAKSASIAAGACIAKVTRDQMMEEYGRQYPEYQFEKHKGYGTKEHLAAIQKHGATPIHRLSFAPVKSVIS, from the coding sequence ATGTACACTGTGAAACAAATAAAAGAACTGATAGAAAAGCATTCGCACGACGAGTCATACATTCGTGAGCTTGTAAAAGATGATACAAGAAAAAGTGTCCAAAAGCTTATAGAAAAGTGGCACAAAGAGAGAGAAAAGCAGCAAGAACTTCGTGCAGCATGGAATCAAATGATGCAATTTGAAAACCAAGCAAAGGCGCAAGGATACACGTGTATTGCAGGTATAGATGAAGCAGGAAGAGGCCCGCTGGCAGGCCCAGTTGTCGCAGCAGCTGTCATATTAAAAGAAGAAACAGTCCTGCTCGGTTTAAACGACTCAAAGCAACTATCTGAGAAAAAAAGATTGGCTTATTATGATTTGATTCAAGAAAAAGCACTCGATATCGGAATCGGCATTGTTGATGCGGCTACGATTGATGAAATCAATATTTACGAAGCATCAAGACTGGCGATGGTGAGAGCTGTGGAGCAGTTAACTCATACACCTGATTATCTACTCATAGATGCAATGACACTCCCGCTTCCTACTCACCAGGAGAATATCATCAAAGGAGATGCAAAAAGTGCATCCATCGCAGCTGGTGCATGTATTGCGAAAGTGACAAGGGATCAGATGATGGAGGAGTATGGACGTCAATACCCTGAGTACCAGTTTGAAAAACATAAAGGGTACGGAACGAAAGAGCACCTGGCTGCCATTCAAAAACACGGTGCCACCCCCATCCATCGATTATCGTTTGCACCAGTGAAATCCGTCATTTCATAA